In one window of Alphaproteobacteria bacterium DNA:
- the ssb gene encoding single-stranded DNA-binding protein: protein MAGSVNKVILIGNLGRDPEIRSLQNGGKVCNLSVATSERWRDRNSGEMQERTEWHRVVIFNERLVEVAEKFLRKGAKVYVEGALQTRKWQDQSGQDRYSTEVVLQRFRGELTMLDGRGEGGGGGGGGDYGGAGDGGYGGDYGGGYGGGQSSGGGRGGGGGPGDLDDDIPF from the coding sequence ATGGCGGGCAGCGTCAACAAGGTGATCCTGATCGGCAATCTGGGGCGCGATCCGGAGATCCGCAGCCTGCAGAACGGCGGCAAGGTCTGCAACCTCAGCGTCGCCACATCGGAACGCTGGCGCGACCGCAATTCCGGCGAGATGCAGGAGCGGACCGAGTGGCACCGCGTGGTGATCTTCAACGAGCGCCTGGTCGAAGTCGCCGAGAAGTTCCTGCGCAAGGGTGCGAAGGTCTACGTCGAAGGCGCGCTGCAGACCCGCAAGTGGCAGGACCAGTCCGGCCAGGACCGCTATTCCACCGAGGTGGTGCTGCAGCGCTTCCGCGGTGAGCTGACGATGCTCGACGGCCGCGGCGAGGGCGGCGGTGGCGGTGGCGGTGGCGACTACGGCGGCGCCGGCGACGGCGGCTATGGCGGCGACTACGGCGGCGGCTATGGCGGCGGCCAGTCGTCCGGCGGCGGCCGAGGCGGCGGTGGCGGGCCCGGCGACCTCGACGACGACATCCCGTTCTGA
- a CDS encoding xanthine dehydrogenase family protein molybdopterin-binding subunit — MVQFGVGQSVVRKEDQRLLTGAGRYIDDINLPNQAHAVFVRSPHANARIGGIDTSAAAAAAGVIAVLTAADAEADGVPPIPCMAEIAVKEGTTQKMPPRPVLEGRQTRNAGVAVAMVVAETAAQARDAAELVEVDWEPQPAVTDMHDAMKPGAPALWPDDAPDNVAFVWVDGDRGATEAAFGRADRVVTLELVNNRLVANSMEPRGSIGQYDAADGTWTLYNTSQGAHLNKDMLMACLLRDVEPDKVRVLCPDVGGGFGMKAFLYPETVAVLWAAKRVGRPVKWVNDRSESFLSDCHSRDHITTVSAALDKDCKVIGLKAETLANMGGYLGNFGPYIPTVAGKGMHIGAYDIPAAYVEVTGVFTHTVSTDAYRGAGRPEAAYMIERLMDKVGRETGLGPIEIRRRNLVKAAQMPYSSVLGLTYDSGDFQRNLDDAVADSDWDGYDARRADSARRGKLRGRGLAYYIEVCGGAPNVPALLRFEADDSVTAIITTQSNGQGHETAYSQIIAERLGVPYEKVNIRQGDTAWMKTGSFTGGSRSVPVGGAAAQIAADEIIEKGKAIAADLLEAAPADIEFHEGRYAIAGTDRSTDIFAVSKAWRERHSGPDSLLSAYADFAPEAATFPNGCHIVEVEVDPDSGQVEIVRYTIVDDFGKVINPKLLTGQVHGGVGQGVGQALYEGTVYDADGQLVTGSFMDYGMPRADYSPMIKFRWNEIPCTTNPLGIKGCGEAGTIGAPPAVINAVFDAVADRGVDRIEMPATPLSVWQALQSARMRPAAGLCR, encoded by the coding sequence ATGGTACAATTCGGCGTCGGGCAATCCGTGGTGCGCAAGGAGGACCAGCGCCTCCTGACCGGAGCTGGCCGCTATATCGACGACATCAACCTGCCGAACCAGGCGCATGCGGTGTTCGTGCGCTCGCCGCACGCAAATGCGCGGATCGGCGGCATCGACACCAGTGCCGCCGCGGCGGCGGCGGGCGTGATCGCGGTGCTGACGGCAGCAGACGCGGAAGCCGACGGCGTGCCGCCGATCCCCTGCATGGCCGAGATTGCGGTCAAGGAGGGCACCACCCAGAAGATGCCACCGCGCCCGGTGCTGGAGGGGCGTCAGACACGCAACGCCGGCGTCGCCGTCGCCATGGTGGTGGCCGAAACCGCGGCACAGGCGCGCGACGCGGCCGAGCTGGTGGAGGTCGACTGGGAGCCGCAGCCGGCGGTGACCGATATGCACGATGCGATGAAGCCTGGCGCACCCGCCTTGTGGCCGGACGATGCGCCGGACAACGTCGCCTTCGTCTGGGTCGACGGCGACCGCGGCGCGACCGAGGCCGCGTTCGGCCGCGCCGACCGTGTGGTCACGCTCGAGCTTGTCAACAACCGGCTGGTCGCCAACTCGATGGAGCCGCGCGGCTCGATCGGCCAGTACGACGCCGCCGACGGCACCTGGACCCTCTACAACACCTCGCAGGGCGCCCATCTGAACAAGGACATGCTGATGGCGTGCCTGCTGCGCGACGTCGAGCCCGACAAGGTGCGCGTGTTGTGCCCCGATGTCGGCGGCGGCTTCGGCATGAAGGCGTTTCTCTATCCGGAAACGGTGGCCGTGCTGTGGGCGGCAAAGCGGGTCGGCCGGCCGGTGAAGTGGGTCAACGACCGCTCCGAATCCTTCCTGTCGGACTGCCATTCGCGCGACCACATCACCACCGTTTCGGCGGCACTGGACAAGGACTGCAAGGTGATCGGGCTGAAGGCGGAGACGCTGGCCAACATGGGCGGCTATCTCGGCAATTTCGGGCCCTACATCCCGACCGTCGCCGGCAAGGGCATGCACATCGGCGCCTACGACATTCCGGCGGCCTATGTCGAGGTCACCGGCGTATTCACCCACACGGTCTCGACCGACGCCTATCGCGGCGCCGGCCGGCCGGAGGCGGCCTACATGATCGAGCGGCTGATGGACAAGGTCGGCCGCGAGACCGGGCTCGGCCCGATCGAGATCAGGCGTCGCAATTTGGTGAAGGCGGCGCAGATGCCCTATTCCTCGGTGCTGGGCCTGACCTACGACAGCGGCGATTTCCAACGGAACCTCGACGACGCCGTCGCCGATTCCGACTGGGACGGCTACGACGCGCGCAGGGCCGACTCCGCCCGGCGCGGCAAGCTGCGCGGCCGCGGGCTGGCCTACTACATCGAGGTCTGCGGCGGTGCGCCCAACGTGCCGGCGCTGCTGCGCTTCGAGGCGGACGACAGCGTCACCGCGATCATCACCACCCAGTCGAACGGCCAGGGCCATGAGACCGCCTACTCGCAGATCATCGCCGAGCGCCTGGGCGTACCCTACGAGAAGGTGAACATCAGGCAGGGCGATACCGCGTGGATGAAGACCGGCAGCTTCACCGGCGGCTCGCGCTCGGTGCCGGTCGGCGGCGCGGCGGCCCAGATCGCGGCGGACGAGATCATCGAGAAGGGCAAGGCGATCGCGGCCGACCTGCTGGAGGCGGCGCCGGCCGACATCGAGTTCCACGAGGGCCGCTACGCCATCGCCGGCACCGACAGGTCGACCGACATCTTCGCGGTGTCGAAGGCCTGGCGGGAACGGCACAGCGGGCCGGACAGCCTGCTCAGCGCCTATGCCGACTTCGCGCCGGAGGCGGCGACCTTCCCCAACGGATGCCATATCGTCGAGGTCGAGGTCGACCCGGACAGCGGCCAGGTCGAGATCGTGCGCTATACCATCGTCGACGACTTCGGCAAGGTCATCAATCCGAAGCTGCTGACCGGCCAGGTGCATGGCGGCGTCGGCCAGGGCGTCGGCCAGGCGCTGTACGAGGGCACCGTCTACGACGCCGACGGCCAGCTGGTGACCGGCTCGTTCATGGACTACGGCATGCCGCGGGCCGACTATTCGCCGATGATCAAGTTCCGCTGGAACGAGATCCCGTGCACCACCAATCCGCTCGGCATCAAGGGCTGCGGCGAGGCCGGGACCATCGGCGCGCCGCCGGCGGTGATCAACGCCGTGTTCGACGCCGTCGCCGACCGGGGCGTCGACCGCATCGAGATGCCGGCAACCCCGCTGTCGGTTTGGCAGGCGCTACAGTCGGCCAGGATGCGCCCGGCGGCGGGGCTTTGTCGGTGA
- a CDS encoding peptidylprolyl isomerase, producing the protein MDSVSVNGVAIPEAAILAEAQNHPAADAAAALAEAREALVVRELLHQEAMRRGLAPQPRTGDPRRREADDETAIRSLIEDEISVPEADEATCRRYYDNNRSRFRSPDLYEAAHILYAAQPDDRAAYAAAELRARAALARLSADPGAFAALAQAESACPSGRDGGRLGQVARGDTVPEVETFLAALSEGQLCPVPVKSRYGVHVLRLDRKLPGRDLPFEAVHRRIAERLQEASWRRAVAQYVRVLAGRARIDGIAIDSASSPLVQ; encoded by the coding sequence ATGGACAGCGTGTCTGTGAACGGCGTTGCCATTCCCGAGGCCGCCATCCTGGCCGAGGCACAGAACCACCCGGCCGCCGACGCCGCAGCGGCGCTGGCCGAGGCGCGCGAGGCGCTGGTGGTGCGCGAGCTGCTGCACCAGGAGGCGATGCGCCGCGGTCTGGCGCCGCAGCCGCGCACCGGCGATCCGCGGCGGCGCGAGGCCGACGACGAAACCGCCATCCGCAGCTTGATCGAGGACGAGATCAGCGTGCCGGAAGCGGACGAGGCGACCTGCCGGCGCTACTACGACAACAACCGATCCCGCTTCCGCAGCCCCGACCTGTACGAGGCCGCGCACATCCTGTACGCGGCACAGCCCGACGACCGGGCGGCCTATGCCGCGGCAGAGTTGAGGGCGCGCGCGGCACTGGCACGGCTGTCGGCCGATCCAGGCGCCTTCGCGGCCTTGGCCCAGGCGGAGTCGGCCTGTCCGTCGGGGCGCGACGGCGGCCGCCTCGGCCAGGTCGCGCGCGGCGACACGGTGCCGGAGGTCGAGACCTTCCTCGCCGCGCTGTCCGAGGGCCAGCTGTGCCCGGTGCCGGTGAAGAGCCGGTACGGCGTCCATGTGCTGCGGCTTGACCGCAAGCTGCCCGGCAGGGACCTGCCGTTCGAGGCCGTGCACCGCCGGATCGCCGAACGGCTGCAGGAGGCAAGCTGGCGCCGGGCGGTTGCGCAGTACGTCCGCGTGCTTGCCGGTCGGGCCAGAATCGACGGCATTGCGATCGACAGCGCGAGCTCGCCCCTGGTGCAATGA
- the coaD gene encoding pantetheine-phosphate adenylyltransferase — protein sequence MTAEPRIGVYPGTFDPITTGHFDLIERSLRVVDRLVVGVAQNRDKGPMFGLDERVDMVRAEVATLPADEAARIEVRAFDNLLMDFVTQCGGSVIIRGLRAVSDFEYEFQMASMNQKLNGEVETVFLTASETHQFIASRFVKEIGRLGGDVSHFVSPRVARRLNNAFGKDSGADEDAEAGAAGRIAIRSA from the coding sequence ATGACGGCTGAGCCGCGGATCGGGGTCTATCCGGGGACCTTCGACCCGATCACCACCGGCCATTTCGACCTGATCGAGCGGTCGCTGCGGGTGGTCGACCGGCTGGTGGTCGGCGTGGCGCAGAACCGCGACAAGGGCCCGATGTTCGGGCTGGACGAGCGCGTCGACATGGTCCGCGCCGAGGTGGCGACCCTGCCGGCCGACGAGGCGGCGCGGATCGAGGTGCGCGCCTTCGACAACCTGCTGATGGATTTCGTCACCCAGTGCGGCGGTTCGGTCATCATCCGCGGGCTGCGCGCCGTCTCCGACTTCGAGTACGAGTTCCAGATGGCGTCGATGAACCAGAAGCTGAACGGCGAGGTCGAGACCGTCTTCCTGACCGCGTCGGAGACGCACCAGTTCATCGCCTCGCGCTTCGTCAAGGAGATCGGCCGGCTCGGCGGCGACGTCTCGCACTTCGTCTCGCCGCGCGTCGCCCGGCGCCTGAACAACGCCTTCGGCAAGGACAGCGGCGCCGACGAAGACGCCGAAGCGGGCGCTGCCGGCCGCATCGCCATCCGTTCGGCTTGA
- a CDS encoding hemerythrin domain-containing protein, with protein sequence MAALDRRAAASMPDIGGIAPMRPADLADPLDFILGDHYRQRALCGQIERFAATPVLDRALGLDIVAFLSGDMAIHVIDEEQDLFPLLRRSCAPEDEIERVLAALSREHGDDERTAQGVCDAIVRLLGQDSDTIEPALREPLVAFARRQRRHLMVENSIVLPLARARLSAADRANLARRMASRRGWTPPRGRDAPAAPPPAGTEAAASFTPSLRRAPDRY encoded by the coding sequence ATGGCCGCGCTCGATCGGCGTGCTGCTGCCTCGATGCCGGACATTGGCGGCATCGCGCCGATGCGCCCGGCCGATCTGGCCGATCCGCTGGATTTCATCCTCGGCGACCACTACCGCCAACGCGCCCTGTGTGGCCAGATCGAGCGTTTCGCAGCGACACCGGTCCTGGACCGCGCGCTGGGGCTGGACATCGTCGCGTTCCTCAGCGGCGACATGGCCATCCACGTCATCGACGAGGAACAGGACCTGTTTCCGCTGCTGCGCCGCAGCTGTGCGCCGGAGGACGAAATCGAGCGGGTGCTTGCCGCGTTGAGCCGCGAGCACGGCGACGACGAACGCACGGCGCAAGGCGTGTGCGACGCCATCGTTCGGCTGCTCGGGCAAGACAGCGACACCATCGAGCCGGCGCTGCGCGAGCCCCTCGTCGCGTTCGCCCGGCGCCAGAGACGTCACCTGATGGTGGAAAACAGCATCGTGCTGCCGCTGGCCCGTGCCCGGCTGTCGGCCGCCGACCGGGCCAACCTCGCCCGCCGCATGGCGTCCCGACGCGGCTGGACACCGCCACGCGGCCGCGACGCGCCCGCCGCCCCGCCGCCTGCCGGCACCGAAGCGGCCGCATCGTTCACTCCGTCCTTGCGGCGCGCGCCGGACCGCTATTGA
- the narH gene encoding nitrate reductase subunit beta, with translation MKIRAQIGMVLNLDKCIGCHTCSVTCKNVWTNREGMEYAWFNNVETKPGIGYPKEWENQARWNGGWVRTGNGRIRPKMGPKWRILAKIFANPDLPEIDDYYEPFTFDYEHLQNAPELEATPTARPRSLIDGERIEKIKWGPNWEEILGGEFAKRSKDANFEGIEKEIYGQFENTFMMYLPRLCEHCLNPTCVAACPSGAIYKREDDGIVLIDQEKCRGWRMCVSGCPYKKIYYNWSSGKSEKCIFCYPRIEAGQPTVCSETCVGRIRYLGVLLYDADRIEAAASAADPKDLYQAQLDLFLNPDDPAVIAQARADGVPEAWLDAARRSPVYRMAMDWKVAFPLHPEYRTLPMVWYVPPLSPIQSAAEAGRIGVDGELPDVRSLRIPVRYLANLLTAGKEEPIVRGLERMLAMRGYMRSKTIDGVIDEIIAERVGLTPEAIERMYHVMAIANYEDRFVIPTTHREVGEDAYDLRGSCGFSFGNGCSEGTSAPSLFGGRKRKTVQTPTEVF, from the coding sequence ATGAAAATCCGTGCTCAGATCGGCATGGTGCTGAACCTCGACAAGTGCATCGGCTGCCATACCTGCTCGGTCACCTGCAAGAACGTGTGGACCAACCGCGAGGGCATGGAATACGCGTGGTTCAACAACGTCGAGACCAAGCCCGGCATCGGCTATCCCAAGGAATGGGAGAACCAGGCGCGCTGGAACGGCGGCTGGGTGCGCACCGGCAACGGCCGCATCCGGCCGAAGATGGGCCCGAAATGGCGGATCCTGGCGAAGATCTTCGCCAACCCCGACCTGCCGGAGATCGACGACTACTACGAGCCGTTCACCTTCGACTACGAGCATCTGCAGAACGCGCCGGAGCTGGAGGCGACGCCGACGGCCCGTCCGCGCTCGCTGATCGACGGCGAGCGCATCGAGAAGATCAAGTGGGGTCCGAACTGGGAGGAGATCCTCGGCGGCGAGTTCGCCAAGCGGTCGAAAGACGCCAACTTCGAGGGCATCGAGAAGGAAATCTACGGCCAGTTCGAGAACACCTTCATGATGTACCTGCCCAGGCTGTGCGAGCACTGCCTGAACCCGACCTGCGTCGCCGCCTGCCCGTCCGGGGCGATCTACAAGCGCGAGGACGACGGCATCGTCCTGATCGACCAGGAGAAATGCCGCGGCTGGCGGATGTGCGTGTCCGGCTGCCCGTACAAAAAAATCTATTACAACTGGTCGAGCGGGAAGTCGGAGAAGTGCATCTTCTGCTACCCGCGCATCGAGGCCGGGCAGCCGACCGTCTGCTCGGAAACCTGCGTCGGGCGCATCCGTTATCTCGGCGTGCTGCTCTATGACGCCGACCGCATCGAGGCGGCGGCGTCGGCGGCCGACCCCAAGGACCTGTACCAGGCCCAGCTCGACCTGTTCCTGAACCCGGACGACCCGGCGGTGATCGCCCAGGCGAGGGCCGACGGCGTACCGGAGGCCTGGCTCGATGCGGCGCGCAGGTCGCCGGTCTACCGGATGGCGATGGACTGGAAGGTCGCCTTCCCGCTGCACCCGGAATACCGCACCCTGCCCATGGTCTGGTACGTGCCGCCGCTGTCGCCGATCCAGTCGGCGGCGGAGGCCGGCCGGATCGGCGTCGACGGCGAGCTGCCCGACGTGCGGTCGCTGCGCATTCCGGTCCGCTACCTCGCCAACCTGCTGACGGCGGGCAAGGAGGAGCCGATCGTCCGCGGGCTGGAGCGGATGCTGGCGATGCGCGGCTACATGCGCTCGAAGACCATCGACGGCGTGATCGACGAGATCATCGCCGAGCGGGTCGGCCTGACCCCAGAGGCGATCGAGCGGATGTACCACGTGATGGCCATCGCCAACTACGAGGACCGCTTCGTCATCCCGACCACGCACCGGGAAGTCGGCGAAGACGCCTACGACCTGCGCGGCTCCTGCGGTTTCAGCTTCGGCAACGGCTGCTCGGAGGGAACCAGCGCGCCCAGCCTGTTTGGCGGCCGCAAGCGCAAGACGGTGCAGACCCCGACGGAGGTGTTCTGA
- the narJ gene encoding nitrate reductase molybdenum cofactor assembly chaperone: MGQAYKLLSLLLSYPGEDLVAAAPVLRRAVAGDSAIPARLKAGLTALVDDLGRGDPFDAQERYVALFDRSRSLSLHLFEHVHGEGRDRGQAMVDLAELYRSHGLAIEARELPDYLPLFLEFLSTLPPGEARALLAETGHVLAALFQRHRKRGTAYAVVFETLSALAGASAGPTDEQATAPDEDPDDLGALDRAWEEEAVTFGPGAAGSAAPDGACPAARAVLARMDAAPHGDAA, translated from the coding sequence ATGGGACAGGCCTACAAGCTGCTCTCGCTGCTGCTGAGCTATCCGGGCGAGGACCTGGTCGCCGCGGCGCCGGTGCTGCGCCGCGCGGTGGCCGGCGACTCGGCCATCCCGGCACGGCTGAAGGCCGGGCTGACGGCGCTGGTCGACGACCTCGGGCGCGGCGATCCGTTCGACGCGCAGGAGCGCTATGTGGCGCTGTTCGACCGCTCGCGCAGCCTGTCGCTGCATCTGTTCGAGCATGTTCACGGCGAAGGCCGCGACCGCGGCCAGGCGATGGTCGACCTGGCCGAGCTCTATCGCAGCCACGGGCTGGCGATCGAGGCCAGGGAACTGCCGGACTACCTGCCGCTGTTCCTTGAGTTCCTCTCGACCCTGCCGCCCGGCGAGGCGCGGGCGCTGCTGGCCGAGACCGGCCACGTGCTGGCGGCGCTGTTCCAGCGCCATCGCAAGCGCGGCACCGCCTATGCAGTGGTGTTCGAGACGCTGTCGGCGCTGGCCGGCGCTTCCGCCGGCCCGACGGACGAACAGGCCACCGCACCCGACGAGGACCCCGACGACCTCGGCGCGCTCGACCGCGCCTGGGAGGAGGAAGCGGTCACGTTCGGCCCCGGCGCAGCCGGGTCGGCGGCGCCCGACGGCGCGTGCCCCGCGGCACGCGCGGTGCTGGCGCGCATGGACGCGGCGCCGCACGGCGATGCGGCCTGA
- the gyrA gene encoding DNA gyrase subunit A — protein sequence MSDPETPNRDGETVSIVHEMEQSYLDYAMSVIVSRALPDARDGLKPVHRRILYTMNSNGLVYNRPYRKSATTVGDVMGKLHPHGDQAIYDALVRMAQPFSMRLMLIDGQGNFGSMDGDPPAAMRYTEARLARIAGELVADIDEDTVDFQPNYDESATEPTVLPARFPNLLVNGAGGIAVGMATNIPPHNLGEVIEACLAYIDNPEIPIERLMELVPGPDFPTGGLIMGRSGIRSAYLTGRGSIVMRGRTRFESRPNDRWAIVVDEVPFQVNKARMVERIAEAHKEQVVEGISELRDESDRHGVRVVIELKRDAERDVVLNQLFRHTPLQSSFAVNMLALDGGRPEVMDLKRLIAAFVAFREEVVTRRTRYRLARARERAHVLIGLAVAVANIDPVIQLIRHAANPEAARNGLVETPWPVGEVGPLIELVGEPGRTVAEDGTYRLSETQARAILALQLQRLTGLEREKIAGELDEVVETIGGLLAILGSREKLLDVIRGELNAVREQFADARRTEIQEGEFEHDDEDLIQREDMVVTVTHAGYVKRVPLATYRPQRRGGKGRSGMATREEDFVTQVIVANTHTPLLVFTTDGMVYMTKVYRLPVAAPAARGRPLVNLLAINEGETASTILPLPDDADEADDRTMVFVTASGQVRRNKLSDFTRIMANGKIAMKLDEGDRLVGVRICTEADDILLSTRTGKCIRFAAPDVRIFSGRTSTGVRGIRLQGKDEVIAMSVLRHVDASIDERDAYLRLAGLIRRGDAEEPASAGEKALSPERYAELSAQEEFILSVTENGYGKRSSAYDYRVIGRGGQGIGDIETSGRNGKVVAVFPVGEADQVMLVTDGGQLIRTSVDQIGILRRNTQGVRLFNVEQGERVVSVTHIADESFGEGGNGDDEAEGGEGDDG from the coding sequence TTGAGCGACCCAGAGACCCCGAATCGCGACGGCGAAACCGTCTCCATCGTCCACGAGATGGAGCAGTCCTATCTCGACTATGCGATGAGCGTGATCGTCAGCCGCGCGCTGCCGGACGCGCGCGACGGGCTGAAGCCCGTGCATCGCCGCATCCTCTACACGATGAACAGCAACGGGCTGGTCTACAACCGCCCCTACCGCAAGTCGGCGACCACCGTCGGCGACGTGATGGGCAAGCTGCACCCGCACGGCGACCAGGCGATCTACGACGCCCTGGTCCGCATGGCGCAGCCCTTCTCGATGCGGCTGATGCTGATCGACGGCCAGGGCAATTTCGGCTCGATGGACGGCGATCCGCCGGCGGCAATGCGCTACACCGAGGCGCGGCTGGCGCGCATCGCGGGCGAGCTGGTCGCGGACATCGACGAGGACACCGTCGATTTCCAGCCCAACTACGACGAATCCGCGACCGAGCCGACGGTGCTGCCGGCGCGCTTCCCCAACCTGCTGGTCAACGGCGCCGGCGGCATCGCCGTCGGCATGGCCACCAACATCCCGCCGCACAATCTGGGCGAGGTGATCGAAGCCTGTCTCGCCTATATCGACAACCCCGAGATCCCGATCGAGCGGCTGATGGAACTGGTGCCGGGGCCGGACTTCCCGACCGGCGGCCTGATCATGGGCCGGTCCGGCATCCGCTCGGCCTATCTCACCGGTCGCGGCTCGATCGTCATGCGCGGGCGCACGCGCTTCGAGAGCCGGCCCAACGACCGCTGGGCGATCGTGGTCGACGAGGTGCCGTTCCAGGTCAACAAGGCGCGGATGGTCGAGCGCATCGCCGAGGCACACAAGGAGCAGGTGGTCGAGGGCATTTCCGAGCTGCGCGACGAATCCGACCGCCATGGCGTGCGGGTGGTGATCGAGCTGAAGCGCGACGCCGAGCGCGACGTGGTGCTGAACCAGCTGTTCCGCCATACCCCGCTGCAGTCGAGCTTCGCGGTCAACATGCTGGCGCTGGACGGCGGCCGGCCCGAGGTGATGGACCTGAAGCGGCTGATCGCGGCCTTCGTCGCCTTCCGCGAGGAGGTGGTCACCCGGCGCACCCGCTACCGGCTGGCGCGCGCCCGCGAACGCGCGCACGTGTTGATCGGCCTGGCCGTCGCGGTCGCCAACATCGATCCCGTCATCCAGCTGATCCGCCATGCGGCCAACCCCGAGGCGGCGCGCAACGGCCTGGTCGAGACGCCGTGGCCGGTCGGCGAGGTCGGCCCGCTGATCGAACTGGTCGGCGAGCCGGGACGGACGGTGGCGGAGGACGGGACCTACCGGCTGTCCGAGACCCAGGCCCGCGCCATCCTGGCCCTGCAGCTGCAGCGGCTGACCGGGCTGGAGCGCGAGAAGATCGCCGGCGAACTTGACGAGGTGGTCGAGACCATCGGCGGCCTGCTCGCCATCCTCGGCTCGCGCGAGAAGCTGCTCGACGTGATCCGCGGCGAGCTGAATGCGGTGCGCGAGCAGTTCGCCGATGCGCGCCGCACCGAGATCCAGGAAGGCGAGTTCGAGCACGACGACGAGGACCTGATCCAGCGCGAGGACATGGTGGTGACCGTGACCCACGCCGGCTATGTCAAGCGGGTGCCGCTGGCCACTTATCGGCCGCAGCGCCGCGGCGGCAAGGGCCGCTCCGGCATGGCGACGCGCGAGGAGGACTTCGTCACCCAGGTGATCGTCGCCAACACCCACACGCCGCTCCTGGTGTTCACCACCGACGGCATGGTCTACATGACCAAGGTCTATCGCCTGCCGGTGGCCGCGCCGGCCGCCCGCGGCCGGCCGCTGGTCAACCTGCTCGCCATCAACGAGGGCGAGACGGCGTCGACCATCCTGCCGCTGCCCGACGACGCCGACGAGGCCGACGACCGCACCATGGTGTTCGTCACCGCCTCAGGCCAGGTGCGCCGCAACAAGCTGTCCGACTTCACCCGGATCATGGCCAACGGCAAGATCGCGATGAAGCTGGACGAGGGCGACCGGCTGGTCGGCGTCCGCATCTGCACCGAGGCCGACGACATCCTGCTGTCGACGCGCACCGGCAAGTGCATCCGCTTCGCGGCGCCCGATGTGCGCATCTTCTCCGGCCGCACCTCGACCGGAGTGCGCGGCATCCGGCTGCAGGGCAAGGACGAGGTGATCGCCATGTCCGTCCTGCGTCATGTCGATGCCAGCATCGACGAGCGTGACGCCTATCTGCGGCTGGCTGGCCTGATCCGGCGCGGCGATGCCGAGGAACCGGCGTCGGCCGGCGAGAAGGCGCTGTCGCCGGAGCGCTATGCCGAGCTCAGCGCGCAGGAGGAATTCATCCTGTCGGTGACCGAGAACGGCTACGGCAAGCGCAGCTCGGCCTACGATTATCGTGTGATCGGTCGGGGCGGCCAGGGCATCGGCGACATCGAGACCAGCGGGCGCAACGGCAAGGTGGTGGCCGTGTTCCCGGTCGGCGAGGCCGACCAGGTGATGCTGGTCACCGACGGCGGGCAGCTGATTCGCACCTCGGTGGACCAGATCGGCATCCTGCGCCGGAACACCCAGGGCGTGCGCCTGTTCAATGTCGAGCAGGGCGAGCGCGTGGTCTCGGTGACCCACATCGCCGACGAAAGCTTCGGCGAGGGCGGCAACGGTGACGACGAGGCGGAAGGGGGCGAGGGCGATGACGGCTGA
- the narI gene encoding respiratory nitrate reductase subunit gamma: MGEFFQTLIFGIYPYVALAVLAIGSIIRYDREPYTWRSGSSQLLRRRQLVIGSVLFHVGVLVVFFGHLIGLLTPIEVFDWLGIGHGLKQVAAIAVGGVAGVLALVGATMLAHRRLFDSRIRRTSGFADSAIILILWVQLVLGLLTIPFSLGHLDGAEMVKFMSWARGIYTFDLDAAGYIADVSPVFKLHLFLGLTIFLLFPFTRLVHMLSVPLRYIWRPGYQVVRARRQVRRLPAAE, encoded by the coding sequence ATGGGTGAGTTCTTTCAAACGCTGATCTTCGGCATCTATCCCTATGTGGCGCTGGCCGTGCTCGCGATCGGCTCGATCATCCGCTACGACCGCGAGCCCTACACGTGGCGGTCCGGCTCCAGCCAACTGCTGCGGCGACGCCAGCTCGTCATCGGCTCTGTGCTGTTCCACGTCGGCGTGCTGGTCGTGTTCTTCGGCCATCTGATCGGCCTGTTGACCCCGATCGAGGTGTTCGACTGGCTCGGCATCGGCCACGGCCTCAAGCAGGTGGCCGCGATCGCCGTCGGCGGCGTGGCCGGCGTGCTCGCATTGGTCGGCGCGACCATGCTGGCGCACCGGCGCCTGTTCGACAGCCGGATCCGGCGCACCTCCGGCTTCGCCGACAGCGCGATCATCCTGATCCTGTGGGTCCAGCTGGTGCTGGGCCTGTTGACGATCCCGTTCTCGCTCGGGCACCTGGACGGCGCGGAGATGGTGAAGTTCATGTCCTGGGCGCGCGGCATCTACACCTTCGACCTGGATGCGGCCGGCTACATCGCCGACGTCAGCCCGGTGTTCAAGCTGCACCTGTTCCTCGGCCTGACCATCTTCCTGCTGTTCCCGTTCACCCGCCTGGTCCACATGCTCAGCGTGCCGCTGCGCTACATCTGGCGGCCGGGCTACCAGGTGGTGCGGGCGCGGCGTCAGGTCCGGCGGCTGCCGGCGGCGGAGTGA